In one Diabrotica virgifera virgifera chromosome 5, PGI_DIABVI_V3a genomic region, the following are encoded:
- the LOC126884654 gene encoding cytochrome c oxidase subunit 6B1 has product MAPAIKEDEIFKTAPFDPRFPNTNQTRYCYQSYLDFHRCQKVRGSDYKPCEYFSKVFHSVCPNAWIEKWDGQREEGNFAGNI; this is encoded by the coding sequence ATGGCTCCAGCTATTAAAGAAGATGAAATTTTCAAAACTGCCCCCTTCGATCCCCGTTTTCCAAACACCAACCAAACTCGTTACTGCTACCAGAGCTACCTTGACTTCCACCGTTGTCAGAAAGTGAGGGGAAGCGATTACAAGCCCTGCGAATATTTCTCCAAAGTGTTCCATTCCGTGTGCCCAAATGCCTGGATCGAGAAATGGGACGGCCAAAGAGAGGAGGGAAATTTCGCTGGAAACATTTAA